CCGTCAGGGTAATATTCTCTATGAATATCATATTCCGAATCAGTAACGGATCTGTAAAGCCATTCAGCTTTTAGCTTTCCTCTTGAAAAATGTTTAGTCGAAAGCCATTTGGCCTCATCATACTCTTTTTTTACTCTATAACGCTCATTTCCATTCTCATCAAATGTAATCCAACCAGTTTGAATACCATTTACATAGGTAGCGGTAGAATATAGCTGATCATTCTTTTTGTAATACATACTACTCGTGCCCGTAAATGGCCTGCCATTTTTGTCTTTATGGATTGGGCTACTTGGGATTGAGTTTTCAATATCTTCTGAAGCAAGATCCACAGTTACTTTTACATCGGTATAAAGCTCGTCTTCAACATTTCGTTTCTCACAGAACATCAAACCAATAAAAAGGAGCAAGGGTACAAGAGGTAGTACCTTGCCAAATCTTTGAATAAAGGGGGAAGACCTTGACATCATAAGAAGCCTTTTTTTGGTAATAGAGAAGTTAAGTTTACTTGTCAGTATCATGATGCTTCTTATTTAATCTTCTCGATTAATTGACCTTCTTTATATAACTCTTGTTCAAGAATGTCGCCCTGTTCGTCATAGAGTGTCATTAGGCCCTCATATTTATCATTCTTATCTAATGTCATCTCAAACTTAAGATCTCCATTAGAGAACCAGGTTTTGTAGATAGTTAATTGTCCATCGTCAGTTTTTTGAGTTCCCCAATCACGCACTAGAATGTTCGAACTATTATAGACTCGGTAACCGTCTAAAATACCGTCTGAATATCCGTTTTCGAATCTTATTGAATCTCTGCCCTCCCTATCAAAAAATTTAGAAGAAGTGTTTAATCCATCAACAAATTGATGTTGTCGCACAAGCTTATGGTTTGTTTTTCTGTACCAATTCGCAGTACCTGTAAAGGGAATTTCACCGGTAGTAAACATAAGAAGTGCACTTTTACCATCGGTAGTACTGAGTTTGATTCCTAACTCCACATCAGTATAAAGGCTCTCATTATTATTGGTAATAATGACTAAATCATCAGGCTCGCTATCTTTGCAAAAAAGAAAGGCAAAAAAACCAAGTAGTGGCATAATAAGTAAGGATTTCGAGGAGCTTCTAAACCAAGAAGTCATTCTGGACATCATTTGAAGCCGCTTTTTGGTAATAGAGAAGTTAAGTTTACTTGTCAGCCTCATAGTGTCGTTACTTAATCTTCCTCACTATTTCACCATCTTCGTATATCTCCTGACCAACGATATTGCCCTCTTCATCATAAGAAGTTGCTAATCCCTGCGCGATAACATTATCATCATAATTCCACTCCAATTTGAGTTGTCCATTGGGATACCATTCTTTCCAGGTATGCAAACCATTATCTGAATAAGCTGAACTCAATCGCTCATGTGCAATCTGATTATCGGGATGGAAATATCTGGTAGCAACTAATTTTCGATTTTTATATTCGAACTCACCTCTGGATTCAATTCCCGTATGAGGGTTTAGCCCATTCGTTGTGATTAAAGTAAGTACTCCATCCTGATAAGTGTATTCAAGGACTAGTGTATTATCCTTCTTACTGAGTATTTGACGAGTACCAGAAAAGGGTTCACCATTTTCAGAAAAAAGTATTTTCGGATCATCTCCTTGATTAAGATTAGTGTTTATAAAAAGATCTGTATCTGAATATACATATGCATTAGGGAGATGCTCAGTTTTCTCAAATCCTTCTGGAATTGATTCAACACAAAACAAAAAGGAAATAAAGCTTATTAGAGGGAGCATGAAGACAGGTTTTGAATATCCCTTGGTTTTAGAAAATCTTTTTGAGGTCATTTGAAGACGTTTTCTAGTCAAGGAATAATTAAGCTTGCTGCTCAATCGGTTCATTTAATCTTCTCCACTAGTTCGTCGTTTTCCCTACGCTCATGAAATATCACATTCCCTTCTGGGTCATAGTTGATCAGTTCGGAAAATTCTGTACCTGTTTGGTCTGATCCGGAAATCAGTACTGTTTGTAGGTGACCATCAGAATCCCAAAATTTAAAGACCCGTTTTCCATTGTGGTATGGAGAGGAGAAAATTAGTTCATTTCTCAAGGTGCCAGATTGGTAGTACCTGGTCGAAGTCTTTTTTGTCTTATAAGCATTATAAAATGTATCAACGGTGGCTCGCTCAGCACCATCTTCGTCAAAAACCTTCAAATGAACACTTAGTCCATCCACAAAAACATTAGAGGACATAAGAATATCTGTTTTCTTCGAATAGATATTTTCAACTCCGGAAAAAGGATCTCCCTCCTTTGTAAGTGCTATATATGGAATCTGTGCAAGCGAGTATATACTATCTTCTTCGGAAATCAGGCGTTTGTGCTGAAGCTCAACATCAGAATAGGTCTCTCTAATTATATAGGAAAAGGGATTATCAGATGCGTCAAATGGATTGAAAAAAAGGAAAGGACTAAAGCTAAAGGCGATGAGCGCCGGCAGAGCCTTAGTATACAGTTGAGCGGTGGATAGTTTCTTACCAATCAACATTAACCGTTTCTTTGTAAGAGAAAAGTTTAGCTTATTGGTTAGTCGGTTCATTTGATCTTCTCCAAAAGTTCTCCATTCAGATACCGCTCATGAAATTCCACATTGCCCTCAGGATCATAGTTTATCAGCTCAGAAGTTTTGGATCTAAAATCACCTTGTTCGGAAATCATTACACTTCTTAAATAACCATCAGGATGCCAAAACCTGCTTAGTCGTTTCCCATCATGATCAGGTGAAGAAAAAATCATTTCACTACTCAAGGTGCCATTCTGATAAAAGCGCGTCGATATTTTCTTAGTTTTTTGAGCATCGTAAAATGTATCCAGTGTTTGTGTTCCTGTTCCACCCTCATCAAAAATCTTCAAATGAACAATGAGTCCATCCACATAAATATTGGTACCAACATGCCTATCCGTTTCTTTGGAATAGGTTTTTTGAACTCCGGTGTAAGGCTCTCCAGATTCAGTAAGTACGAGATAAGGAATTTGAGCAAGCGAGTATATGCTATCTCCTTCAGCAATCAGGCTTTTGCGTTGAAGCTCAACATCAGAATAGGTATCTCGAATTAGATAGGAATAAGGATCGTCAGATGCGTCAAATGGATTGAAAAAAAGGAAAGGACTAAAGCTAAAGGCAATGAGCGCCGGCAGAGCCTTAGTATACAGTTGAGTGGTAGACAGTTTCTTCCCGATCAGCACCAGCCGCTTCTTAGTAAGAGAAAAATTGAGCTTATTGGTCAAATTCATCCTTTATCTTCTTAAAAGCTCTTCCGGGGTAGGCACTAATTCAGGGTAATTACTTGAGGAATACCGTATTGATGAGTCATTGGTAAGATGCCCCTCTAGAGCTACTATAAAGCTATAGCTACCCCAGAGATAAGCATACTCTGCTTCAAGTTCTTCTAAGGAAGGAGGGTCATTCGATAACCCTTTTTCGATGTAGGAATCTGTTTTACGGCTAAACTCCTTGTTCAACTTTGACAGGACTATTTTATACTGGGTATTCTTCTCATTACTCGTTTTTGCAGTATGTAAGTTAGTTTGAGATTCTAACCTGATTAGAGCAATTCTTAAACTGTCTAACGTGGGTTCATCATTGAATCGAAGCTCTTTGTCATCTCCAATATGAACCACTAAATCTCGAGCCAGCTGAGGTATTTGGTTATCATCTTGTACTCCGGTTTTTAAACAGGCCGGACCTACACCTATCAAAAAAATCATCAACAAGAACAACTTCGCAGATCTTTTAAATGGAGACGATTTTTTTGAAAGCATCTTAAGTCTGTTTATAGTCGAAGAATGACCGAAGGTACTCTCAAGCTTAGCCTTCGATTTTCCTGTAGAGTAAGAAAGAAGCAGCTCCTGGTAGTTTTCTGTTGAAGAGCTTTTTAAAAGCGCTCCATCATCCGCTAAAAATTCATGGTTTAACAGGATGGTGTTTCTATACCAGTAGAACACCGGATTAAACCAAAATACAATTTTGAGGATCTCAATCAGAAGCACATCCAATGAATGAAGTTGTCGGATATGTGTTTGTTCATGCTCCATAATTTCCGGGCCTATTTTGCCGGATTCATAGTCTGATTTAGATAGGAATACCCAACGCAAAAAGGATTGTGGAGTAATGGCCTCATCTAGCAAAACAAGAGTAGAAGAAGGCGTTTTCGTTTTTTCCCCTGCCCGTATGTTTTTTATGATTTCGCCAATACCAACCAAAAGCCGGACGAATAGAATTAAAACTCCTAAACCATAAATGAAGATAATTGCATTCAGAAGGGTGAAGGCGGGCAAAGTACTTGTTTCCTGGATATCTGTCGTTTCTACAGGAGTAGATGAAACAACTTCGTTTTGAGGAACAAGAATTGGAGTCACAGATTCCGAGATAAATTCAGCAGGTTCGTTGGCTAGTGACTGAACTTGCTGGATATCGACTCCGGCTACTTTAGTATTAGTTTTCACCTCAAAGGTGATAAGCGGTGCGGTTAGTCCAAATGCCAGTGCAAAAAGGAGAAAAAACCGATTGAATAAATGCATCTTCTCATTTTCAAGTAATAGCTTGTACAATCCAAGCAACAAGCCTAACAGTATGGTGGACTTGATTAGATAAATAATCATTGTTGTTTCCTCTCTATTTCTTTTTCAATGATTGATTTAAGCTCGTTTAGTTCTTTCTCTGATAAATCAGTTTCTGAAGCAAAGAAGGAAGCAAATTGAGCCGATGAGTTATTGAAGAACTTGGAAATCAATCCCCGTACATGTTTACCGAAGTAGTCGGCTTTTTTAACCAGCGGGAAATACTCTCTTGACCGCCCTCGCTGATTATAATCGATAAAGCCCTTTTCATGCATCCGCTTTAACAGGGTGGCAACCGTTGTTGGGGCGGGTTTTGGTTCCGGATACTCTTCAAGTAAGTCGCTCATGTACGCCTTATCCAGCTTCCAGAGGTATTGCATGAGTTCTTCTTCGGTTTGGGATAGATTCATTTTCTACAGTATTAGAATTGTTTCTACAAATGTAGAATAAAAAATCTGTGGATCAAATTTTTTTTCTCTGTTTTATCAGTTTCAAAACCTCCGCTATGATTCGAACTTCATCCCCAAAACTCGTACCTTCTTAGCCCTTAAAAATTCCTGACGACTATTGGAAATTCTTGGAATAGTGCCACTAATACACAAAACCACTAAAGATGGTGTTTTGGAGTTTTTTTAGGCAAAGGGATATTGAAACTGGAAACTATTTATTGAAAGAAAATCATGGCAAAAGAATTTGATGTATGTGTAATTGGCTCAGGACCTGGCGGATATGTGGCAGCAATCCGAGCCTCACAATTGGGTTTTAAAACGGCTATTGTAGAAAAAAGACATTTGGGTGGAGTGTGCTTGAATATTGGATGTATTCCTACGAAAGCACTATTACGCTCAGCGGAGGTTTTGGAGTCTATTCAGCACGCCAGTGATTATGGAGTGAATGTAAAAGATGTTTCCGCGGATTTTGGTGGCATGGTTAAGCGAAGCCGTGGTGTTGCTAACAAGATGAGCAAAGGTGTTCAGTTCCTGATGAAGGCGAATAAGATCGAGGTTTTCATGGGAACCGGAGTATTCAAATCTAAAACAGAACTAGCGGTTAACGACGAAAGCGGAAAGGAAACAGCAAGCATCAAAGCGAAGTATTTTATCGTTGCAACCGGTGC
This DNA window, taken from Balneola sp., encodes the following:
- a CDS encoding M56 family metallopeptidase — protein: MIIYLIKSTILLGLLLGLYKLLLENEKMHLFNRFFLLFALAFGLTAPLITFEVKTNTKVAGVDIQQVQSLANEPAEFISESVTPILVPQNEVVSSTPVETTDIQETSTLPAFTLLNAIIFIYGLGVLILFVRLLVGIGEIIKNIRAGEKTKTPSSTLVLLDEAITPQSFLRWVFLSKSDYESGKIGPEIMEHEQTHIRQLHSLDVLLIEILKIVFWFNPVFYWYRNTILLNHEFLADDGALLKSSSTENYQELLLSYSTGKSKAKLESTFGHSSTINRLKMLSKKSSPFKRSAKLFLLMIFLIGVGPACLKTGVQDDNQIPQLARDLVVHIGDDKELRFNDEPTLDSLRIALIRLESQTNLHTAKTSNEKNTQYKIVLSKLNKEFSRKTDSYIEKGLSNDPPSLEELEAEYAYLWGSYSFIVALEGHLTNDSSIRYSSSNYPELVPTPEELLRR
- a CDS encoding BlaI/MecI/CopY family transcriptional regulator, with translation MNLSQTEEELMQYLWKLDKAYMSDLLEEYPEPKPAPTTVATLLKRMHEKGFIDYNQRGRSREYFPLVKKADYFGKHVRGLISKFFNNSSAQFASFFASETDLSEKELNELKSIIEKEIERKQQ